A window of Saccharomyces eubayanus strain FM1318 chromosome XII, whole genome shotgun sequence contains these coding sequences:
- the YEF3 gene encoding translation elongation factor EF-3 translates to MSDSQQSIKVLEELFQKLSVATADNRDEVASEVSSFLNGNIIEHDVPEHFFSELAKGIKAKKTAANSMQAVAHIASQSNLSPSVEPYIVQLVPAICENSGHKDKEIQTIASETLVAIVNAVNPVAIKALLPHLTKAIIETNKWQEKISILSAFSAMVDAAKDQVALRMPELIPVLSETMWDTKKEVKSAATATMTKATETVDNKDIDRFIPSLIQCIADPTEVPETVHLLGATTFVAEVTPATLSIMVPLLSRGLNERETGIKRKAAVIIDNMCKLVEDPQVIAPFLGKLLPGLKSNYATIADPEARDVTLRALKTLKRVGNVGEDDVIPEASHAGDVSTTLQVFHDLLKEETVAPRFKIVVEYIAAMAADLIDERIIDQQAWFTHITPYMTIFLHEKKAKDILDEYRKRAVDNIPVGPNFDDEEDEGEDLCNCEFSLAYGAKILLNKTQLRLKRARRYGICGPNGCGKSTLMRAIANGQVDGFPTQEECRTVYVEHDIDGTHSDTSVLDFVFESSVGTKEAINDKLIEFGFSDEMISMPISALSGGWKMKLALARAVLKNADILLLDEPTNHLDTVNVAWLVNYLKTCGITSITISHDSSFLDNVCEYVINYEGLKLRKYKGNFSEFVKKCPAAKAYEELAATELEFKFPEPGYLEGVKTKQKAIVKVSNMEFQYPGTSKPQITDINFQCSLSSRIAVIGPNGAGKSTLINVLTGELLPTTGEVYTHENCRIAYIKQHAFAHIESHLDKTPSEYIQWRFQTGEDRETMDRANRQINEDDAQAMNKIFKIEGTPRRIAGIHSRRKFKNTYEYECSFMLGENIGMKSERWVPMMSVDNAWLPRGELVESHSKMVAEVDMKEALASGQFRPLTRKEIEEHCAMLGLDPEIVSHSRIRGLSGGQKVKLVLAAGTWQRPHLIVLDEPTNYLDRDSLGALSQALKDFEGGVIIITHSAEFTKDLTEEVWAVKDGRMTPSGHNWVSGQGAGPRIEKKEDEEDKFDGMGNKIAGGKKKKKLSSAELRKKKKERMKKKKELGDAYVSSDEEF, encoded by the coding sequence ATGTCTGATTCCCAGCAATCCATTAAGGTTCTAGAAGAACTCTTCCAGAAGTTATCTGTTGCCACTGCTGATAACAGAGATGAAGTTGCTTCTGAagtatcttcttttttaaatgGTAACATCATCGAACATGATGTCCCAGAACACTTCTTCAGTGAATTGGCCAAGGGTATCAAGGCTAAGAAGACTGCTGCTAACTCCATGCAAGCTGTTGCTCACATTGCCAGTCAATCTAACTTGTCCCCATCTGTCGAACCATACATCGTCCAATTGGTTCCAGCTATTTGTGAAAACTCCGGTCACAAGGACAAAGAAATCCAAACCATTGCCAGTGAAACTTTGGTTGCCATCGTCAACGCTGTCAACCCAGTTGCCATCAAGGCTTTGTTGCCACATCTAACTAAGGCCATTATTGAAACCAACAAATGGCAAGAAAAGATCTCTATCTTGAGTGCCTTCTCCGCCATGGTCGATGCTGCCAAGGATCAAGTCGCTTTGAGAATGCCTGAATTGATCCCAGTTTTGTCTGAAACCATGTGGGACACTAAGAAGGAAGTCAAGTCTGCTGCTACTGCCACCATGACTAAGGCCACCGAAACCGTCGACAACAAGGATATTGACCGTTTCATTCCAAGTTTGATCCAATGTATTGCTGACCCAACTGAAGTTCCAGAAACCGTTCACTTGTTAGGTGCTACCACTTTCGTTGCTGAAGTCACCCCAGCTACTTTGTCCATCATGGTCCCATTGTTGTCTAGAGGTTTGAACGAAAGAGAAACCGGTATCAAGCGTAAAGCTGCTGTCATTATTGATAACATGTGTAAGTTGGTCGAAGACCCACAAGTTATTGCTCCTTTCTTGGGTAAGTTGTTGCCAGGTTTGAAGAGTAACTACGCTACCATTGCTGACCCAGAAGCCAGAGATGTTACTTTGAGAGCTTTGAAGACTTTGAAGAGAGTTGGTAACGTTGGTGAAGACGACGTTATCCCAGAAGCTTCCCACGCTGGTGACGTTTCTACTACTTTGCAAGTTTTCCACGACTTGTTGAAGGAAGAAACTGTTGCTCCAAGATTTAAGATTGTCGTCGAATACATTGCCGCTATGGCTGCTGATTTGATTGATGAAAGAATCATTGACCAACAAGCTTGGTTCACTCACATCACCCCATACATGACCATCTTCTTGCACGAAAAGAAGGCCAAGGACATCTTGGATGAATACAGAAAGAGAGCTGTTGACAACATCCCAGTCGGTCCAAactttgatgatgaagaagatgaaggtGAAGATTTATGTAACTGTGAATTCTCTTTGGCTTACGGTGCTAAGATCTTGTTGAACAAGACCCAATTGAGATTGAAGAGAGCTAGAAGATATGGTATCTGTGGTCCAAACGGTTGTGGTAAGTCCACTTTGATGAGAGCTATTGCTAATGGTCAAGTTGATGGTTTCCCAACCCAAGAAGAATGTAGAACCGTCTACGTTGAGCATGATATTGATGGTACTCACTCTGACACTTCTGTCTTAGACTTCGTTTTCGAATCTAGTGTCGGTACCAAAGAAGCTATCAATGACAAATTGATTGAATTCGGTTTCTCCGATGAAATGATCTCTATGCCAATCTCTGCTTTGTCTGGTGgttggaaaatgaagttGGCTCTAGCAAGAGCTGTGTTGAAGAACGCTGATATCTTGTTGTTAGATGAACCAACTAACCATTTGGATACCGTCAACGTTGCTTGGTTAGTCAACTACTTGAAGACTTGTGGTATTACATCCATTACCATTTCCCATGACTCCTCTTTCTTGGATAACGTTTGTGAATATGTTATCAACTACGAAGGTTTGAAGTTGAGAAAATACAAGGGTAACTTCTCCGAGTTCGTTAAGAAGTGTCCAGCTGCTAAGGCTTACGAAGAATTGGCTGCCACCGAATTGGAATTCAAATTCCCAGAACCAGGTTACTTGGAAGGTGTTAAGACTAAGCAAAAGGCTATTGTGAAGGTTTCCAACATGGAATTCCAATACCCAGGTACCTCTAAACCACAAATCACTGACATTAACTTCCAATGTTCTTTGTCCTCAAGAATTGCTGTTATTGGTCCAAATGGTGCTGGTAAGTCTACTTTAATTAACGTCTTGACCGGTGAACTATTGCCAACAACCGGTGAAGTTTACACTCACGAAAATTGTCGTATCGCTTACATTAAGCAACATGCTTTCGCTCATATCGAATCTCATTTGGACAAGACTCCATCTGAATATATTCAATGGAGATTCCAAACTGGTGAAGATAGAGAAACCATGGACAGAGCTAACAGACAAATCAATGAAGACGATGCTCAAGCTATGAACAAGATCTTCAAGATCGAAGGTACTCCAAGAAGAATCGCTGGTATCCACTCCAGAAGAAAGTTTAAGAACACTTACGAATATGAATGTTCTTTCATGTTGGGTGAAAACATTGGTATGAAATCTGAAAGATGGGTTCCAATGATGTCCGTCGACAACGCTTGGTTGCCAAGAGGTGAATTGGTCGAATCTCACTCCAAGATGGTCGCTGAAGTTGATATGAAGGAAGCTTTGGCTTCTGGTCAATTCCGTCCATTAACCAGaaaggaaattgaagaacatTGTGCTATGTTGGGTTTGGACCCAGAAATTGTTTCTCACTCCAGAATTAGAGGTTTGTCTGGTGGTCAAAAGGTTAAGTTGGTCTTAGCTGCCGGTACATGGCAAAGACCTCATTTAATCGTCTTAGATGAACCTACTAACTATTTGGACAGAGACTCTTTAGGTGCTTTGTCTCAAGCTTTGAAGGATTTCGAAGGTGGtgttattatcattacTCACTCTGCTGAATTCACAAAGGACTTGACTGAAGAAGTTTGGGCTGTCAAGGACGGTAGAATGACTCCATCTGGTCATAACTGGGTCAGTGGTCAAGGTGCTGGTCCAAGAAtcgaaaagaaggaagatgaagaagataaattCGATGGTATGGGTAACAAGATTGCCGGtggtaagaagaagaagaagttgtcTTCCGCGGAattaagaaagaagaagaaggaaagaatgaagaagaagaaggaactGGGTGATGCTTACGTTTCTTCTGACGAAGaattctaa
- the SSP120 gene encoding nucleobindin SSP120 — translation MRFLKGVVLSLAFSLYKVRATAEVGSDVNVENEKPPEGLSWEEWHMDHEHQLKDYTPETFFALHDVKKKGYLDESDILSLYGLNRDEIVGSGDGMGQHDESEKVDNAMAKRVVNFIMKLLDVDDDTKIAKEEYLKYAKKGNKFPDLGVGVGHHSGFELEYEIHHWNKFHKDEDPDVKVVHKEDIEHELLHHEHEIEHEEEIQRGASRATVITDDELESRIELKNIPEKFKNGIF, via the coding sequence ATGAGGTTTTTAAAGGGAGTTGTGCtttctttggctttttctttgtataaGGTACGTGCTACGGCAGAAGTAGGATCAGATGTTAAtgtggaaaatgaaaagcCACCTGAAGGACTATCGTGGGAAGAATGGCATATGGACCATGAGCATCAGTTGAAGGACTACACGCCGGAAACTTTCTTTGCACTACATGATGTTAAGAAGAAGGGATACTTAGATGAAAGTGATATTCTGTCTCTCTACGGGCTGAACCGTGATGAAATCGTGGGGTCCGGTGATGGTATGGGCCAGCATGATGAATCCGAAAAAGTGGACAATGCTATGGCCAAGCGTGTCGTTAACTTTATCATGAAACTATTGGATGTTGACGATGATACAAAAATTGCAAAGGAGGAGTATTTAAAATATGCTAAGAAAGGAAACAAGTTCCCTGATCTTGGCGTTGGTGTAGGACACCATTCCGGTTTTGAACTAGAGTATGAAATACATCACTGGAACAAGTTCCACAAGGACGAAGATCCGGACGTCAAGGTCGTTCACaaagaagatattgaaCACGAGTTACTTCATCACGAACATGAAATAGAGcacgaagaagaaatccaaaGAGGCGCCTCTAGAGCTACAGTGATAACTGATGACGAGCTAGAATCCAGGatagaattgaaaaacataCCCGAGAAATTCAAGAACGGGATTTTTTAA
- the SYM1 gene encoding ethanol metabolism protein — protein sequence MRLLQLYEVSLKRRPKTTNAIMTGALFGVGDVSAQFLFPSSKIDKGYDYKRTARAVVYGSLIFSFIGDKWYKILNNKIYMRNKPQYHWSNMVLRVAVDQLAFAPLGLPFYFTCMSIMEGRSFDVAKMKIREQWWPTLLTNWAVWPVFQAINFSVVPLQHRLLAVNLVAIFWNTYLSYKNSKVTESKWVPVHYPPVVE from the coding sequence ATGAGGTTACTGCAATTGTACGAAGTCAgcttgaaaagaaggccCAAGACGACTAACGCGATTATGACGGGTGCATTATTTGGAGTTGGCGATGTTTCTGCTCAATTTTTGTTCCCTAGTTCCAAGATAGACAAGGGTTATGACTACAAAAGGACAGCTAGAGCCGTCGTCTATGgttctttgattttttcctttatagGCGATAAATGGTACAAGATCCTGAATAATAAGATATATATGCGCAATAAGCCACAATATCACTGGTCTAATATGGTCTTGCGAGTTGCAGTGGACCAATTAGCGTTTGCGCCCTTGGGGCTGCCATTCTATTTTACATGCATGTCTATCATGGAAGGTAGATCGTTTGATGTGgccaaaatgaaaataaggGAGCAATGGTGGCCCACACTTTTGACCAACTGGGCAGTTTGGCCAGTTTTCCAAGCAATCAACTTTTCTGTTGTCCCTTTACAACATAGATTATTGGCCGTTAACCTTGTTGCTATATTTTGGAATACCTACTTATCTTataaaaattcaaaggtCACGGAAAGTAAATGGGTACCTGTGCATTATCCTCCCGTGGTCGAATAA
- the CQD2 gene encoding Cqd2p, with protein sequence MINKAFFNRLPFEVFRRYVRTSKSIPQRNRKTKKALLMGGSITSAVALYNFNDTFHDSVKHTALTSKRVAVVTQATTRCFYHYKRALNKTYESKKEREVALNDCHKMCALITLQALRSNGGIYIKLGQHIGAMTYLLPKEWTDTMIPLQDHCPESTFEEINQLFEEDLGTSIENMFWEFDKTPIGVASLAQVHVAKLKSSDGKGASVAVKCQHPSLKEFIPLDVVLTRTVFEMLDVFFPDYPLTWLGDELQSSIYVELNFDKEAENAEMTRKYFSKFKRQTALKIPKVIESHKRILIMEYVEGKRLDDLQYIDGHGISRSEVSSCLSHIFNNMIFTPNVGIHCDPHGGNLAIRSVKPGKDNGYHNFEIILFDHGLYRYPSTRTRRLYAKFWLSLLFDKDQAKMKKYAKGFANITDEQFPLLAAAITGRSVDAALNYDISTSRTQEEMDVMADGLLEGTLLSDLMSILSRIPSVVLLILKTNDLTRHLDECLQNPLGPERTFLIMTQYCAKTVYDEKVERIDSEYGKWSISWMWANFTNWIVYERRINQLYFYDFVLWWKNIIPKAWLSS encoded by the coding sequence ATGATTAATAAAGCGTTTTTCAACAGATTACCGTTTGAGGTATTCCGTCGGTATGTAAGGACGAGTAAGAGTATCCCTCAAAGAAACCGTAAGACAAAGAAGGCACTCCTGATGGGAGGTTCGATCACATCAGCCGTAGCACTGTATAATTTTAACGACACATTCCACGACTCCGTTAAACATACAGCACTGACAAGTAAAAGGGTTGCCGTTGTCACACAGGCTACCACTCGttgtttttatcattataaGAGGGCTCTGAATAAGACTTATGAGAGTAAGAAGGAGCGAGAAGTGGCCTTGAACGACTGTCATAAGATGTGTGCTTTGATCACGTTGCAAGCGCTACGATCAAATGGTGGGATTTACATTAAATTGGGTCAGCACATTGGTGCCATGACGTATCTGTTGCCTAAAGAATGGACGGATACCATGATACCATTACAAGATCACTGTCCTGAAtcaacttttgaagaaattaatcaattatttgaagaagatttgggGACcagtattgaaaatatgTTTTGGGAATTCGACAAGACTCCGATAGGTGTAGCATCGTTGGCACAGGTTCATGTAGCCAAGCTGAAAAGTAGCGATGGTAAGGGTGCGAGTGTAGCTGTCAAGTGCCAACACCCGTCGTTGAAGGAGTTTATACCATTGGACGTTGTGTTGACGAGAACAGTGTTTGAAATGTTGGATGTTTTCTTCCCAGATTACCCACTCACATGGCTTGGTGATGAGCTTCAATCATCGATATACGTGGAGTTGAATTTCGACAAGGAAGCCGAAAATGCAGAAATGACACGTAAATATTTTAGTAAGTTCAAGAGACAAACTGCGTTGAAAATACCCAAAGTCATCGAAAGCCATAAGAGAATTTTGATTATGGAATACGTTGAAGGTAAAAGGCTGGACGACTTGCAATACATCGACGGGCACGGAATATCCCGAAGCGAAGTATCGAGCTGTCTTTCGCacattttcaataacaTGATCTTTACTCCGAATGTGGGAATTCATTGCGACCCTCATGGGGGGAATTTAGCAATACGATCTGTAAAACCCGGTAAGGATAATGGATACCATAATTTTGAGATTATATTATTTGATCACGGACTGTATAGGTACCCTAGCACCAGGACGAGGAGACTGTATGCTAAGTTCTGGCTATCGCTATTATTCGACAAGGACCAAgcaaagatgaagaaatatgCCAAGGGATTTGCCAACATCACAGATGAGCAGTTCCCACTCTTGGCGGCTGCTATAACGGGGCGTAGTGTAGACGCAGCACTGAACTATGACATTTCCACGAGTCGAACACAAGAAGAGATGGACGTCATGGCGGACGGGCTCTTGGAGGGAACATTGCTGAGCGACTTGATGAGCATTTTATCCAGAATCCCCAGCGTGGTGTTgctgattttgaagactAACGACCTGACCAGACATCTTGACGAGTGTTTGCAAAACCCGCTGGGGCCGGAAAGAACGTTTTTGATCATGACGCAGTATTGCGCCAAGACGGTTTATGACGAAAAAGTCGAAAGGATCGACTCGGAGTATGGCAAATGGTCCATCAGTTGGATGTGGGCGAATTTCACGAACTGGATAGTTTACGAGAGGCGTATCAACCAGTTGTATTTTTACGATTTTGTTTTATGGtggaaaaatattattcCGAAGGCATGGTTATCATCTTGA
- the NDL1 gene encoding Ndl1p — protein sequence MVPNLDLETAIQIISSLESQLNEIETATREYENDLEQVISNLKKELLESHTQQKSSKKQITGLEIQVDELENENIQLRNRIETLQLESDRRLERNVLLEHELLDTKDALQRLKVNKEESTAGETKRNTGPLPTQNKKMKLFKDTIKVSTTCSTLYLQNMTKSNAVMNHCNIPNTQITQSTVIATTSSV from the coding sequence ATGGTGCCGAATTTGGACTTGGAAACTGCGATACAGATAATATCCTCACTGGAGAGCCAGCTCAATGAGATTGAGACTGCCACCAGGGAGTACGAAAACGATTTGGAGCAGGTCATCTCAAACCTGAAAAAGGAGCTCTTGGAAAGCCACACGCAACAAAAGTCCAGTAAAAAGCAAATAACCGGCTTGGAGATACAGGTGGACGagttggaaaatgaaaatattcaaCTGAGAAACAGGATAGAAACACTGCAGCTGGAGAGTGACCGACGACTAGAACGCAACGTTCTGCTGGAACACGAGTTGCTCGACACCAAGGACGCTTTGCAAAGACTGAAAGTGAACAAGGAAGAAAGCACCGCCGGCGagaccaaaagaaacaccGGCCCATTGCCCacccaaaataaaaaaatgaaactgTTCAAAGACACCATTAAAGTCTCCACCACCTGCTCCACGCTGTATTTACAAAACATGACGAAAAGCAACGCCGTCATGAACCACTGTAACATCCCGAATACCCAGATAACGCAATCCACTGTAATAGCAACAACATCGTCCGTTTAA